In one Buchnera aphidicola (Pemphigus immunis) genomic region, the following are encoded:
- the rnt gene encoding ribonuclease T: MSINQEDYSLKKRFRGFYPVVIDIETAGFNSQTDAILEIGVYTLYMDSEGWLKKESCLHFHIIPFNGSSIQPEAIAFNRIDPFNPLRGAISEQEALFYIFNTVNKGMKIKNCNRSIIVAHNASFDHNFIMAAIQRTGIQKHPFHPFATFDTATLSGLVLGQTVLAKSCKAAGLLFDNKQAHSALYDSQKTAELFCELVNRWKRLGGWPLK; the protein is encoded by the coding sequence ATGTCCATAAATCAAGAAGACTATTCATTAAAAAAAAGATTCCGTGGTTTTTATCCTGTAGTAATAGATATAGAAACAGCAGGATTTAATTCACAAACTGATGCTATATTAGAAATAGGAGTATATACATTATACATGGATTCAGAAGGATGGTTAAAAAAAGAATCCTGCTTACATTTTCATATTATCCCTTTTAATGGATCTTCTATTCAACCAGAAGCCATTGCTTTTAATCGAATAGATCCTTTTAATCCATTAAGAGGAGCAATCAGTGAACAAGAAGCTCTTTTTTACATATTTAATACCGTAAATAAAGGTATGAAAATTAAAAATTGTAATCGCAGTATAATAGTTGCTCATAATGCAAGTTTTGATCATAACTTTATCATGGCTGCAATTCAAAGAACAGGAATACAAAAACATCCTTTTCATCCATTTGCAACTTTTGATACAGCAACTTTAAGTGGATTAGTATTAGGACAAACTGTACTAGCAAAATCATGTAAAGCTGCTGGATTATTATTTGATAATAAACAAGCTCATTCAGCACTCTATGACTCCCAAAAAACTGCTGAACTATTTTGTGAATTAGTAAATCGTTGGAAAAGATTAGGAGGATGGCCTTTAAAATAA
- the grxD gene encoding Grx4 family monothiol glutaredoxin, with product MNVLEKIKSQIEKNPILIYIKGTPDAPECGFSAQAVQALSACGEKFAYVDILKYPDIRTELPKYANWPTFPQLWIEGELIGGCNIIMEMLKNGTLKEIIKDTVIKYKKKK from the coding sequence ATGAATGTTTTAGAAAAAATTAAGAGTCAAATTGAAAAAAATCCAATTTTAATTTATATAAAAGGAACTCCTGATGCACCAGAATGTGGATTTTCTGCTCAAGCAGTTCAGGCATTATCTGCATGTGGAGAAAAATTTGCATACGTGGATATTTTAAAATATCCAGACATTCGAACTGAATTACCAAAGTACGCTAATTGGCCAACTTTTCCTCAATTATGGATAGAAGGAGAACTGATTGGAGGATGTAATATAATTATGGAAATGCTTAAAAATGGTACTCTTAAAGAAATAATTAAAGACACAGTAATAAAATATAAAAAAAAGAAATAA